The sequence TTGCTGCCTTTTGCACCATTTCGCAACTAGCGCGGCTGGTAAGCACGGCGAAGCCGCTGTCGCAGGCCACGCCCTGCTTGGCCATCGCGCCGATCAATTTATCTAACGCGTTGTGCCGGCCGACGTCTTCGCGCACGAGTTGCACTTCGCCTGTCGGCGTCGCCCAAGCCGCCGCGTGGACCGCGCCGGTCAATGTGTTCAAACGTTGGCCCTTCGGCAATTCGGCGAACGCACGATGCAACGCGTCGGGATGAATGACAGTGCCCTTTGGTACCGCCGGCAACGGCCGCAGCACCTGCTCCAGACTCTCGGTGCCGCAGATGCCGCAGCCGGTGCGTCCAGCGAGCGTGCGCCGACGTTCTTGGATCGCGAGGAAATGATTTTCCGCGACCGTGAGCAGAACCTGGATGCCCATGTCGGTGGTGCGCACGTGCAC comes from Gammaproteobacteria bacterium and encodes:
- the fdhD gene encoding formate dehydrogenase accessory sulfurtransferase FdhD; amino-acid sequence: MLVKLPAQTGKYSAQHWDGTATSAVQDVVAEEVPVGLFYNGVSHAVMLATPHDLEDFAFGFSLSEGLVPNTRDIYDVHVRTTDMGIQVLLTVAENHFLAIQERRRTLAGRTGCGICGTESLEQVLRPLPAVPKGTVIHPDALHRAFAELPKGQRLNTLTGAVHAAAWATPTGEVQLVREDVGRHNALDKLIGAMAKQGVACDSGFAVLTSRASCEMVQKAATVGIPLLAAISAPTGLAIRLAQQSGLTLVGFARQHGHTVYAGPERIQTNQSLDCA